One window of Pocillopora verrucosa isolate sample1 chromosome 9, ASM3666991v2, whole genome shotgun sequence genomic DNA carries:
- the LOC131794913 gene encoding uncharacterized protein — translation MEWRHWFPQVVNNCIMENEAYGLTDFFVARHTTDPTLRLELLSRNQNGFRHGQDSGMGTEIAMSNNTATDTFLDGSPSAEVFPRNSQASTLLVLSVLNIRPWNVESLESTNNSPLALEQGVARAMVQINRGRREREQRELEREQLQTNQDRESQEAEE, via the exons ATGGAATGGCGT CATTGGTTTCCCCAAGTTGTGAATAATTGTATTATGGAAAACGAAGCTTACGGTTTGACAGACTTCTTCGTGGCCAGACACACTACAGACCCTACCTTACGCTTGGAACTGCTTTCTCGTAATCAAAATGGCTTCCGCCATGGCCAAGACTCAGGGATGGGGACAGAG ATTGCCATGTCAAACAACACTGCTACCGACACGTTTTTAGATGGTTCCCCTTCAGCCGAAGTGTTCCCAAGGAATTCGCAAGCTTCAACTTTGCTTGTATTGTCTGTACTGAACATAAGACCTTGGAATGTTGAGTCTTTAGAGTCCACGAACAACAGTCCTCTTGCACTGGAGCAAGGAGTAGCCAGAGCAATGGTCCAAATAAACAGGGGAAGACGGGAAAGAGAACAGCGTGAACTGGAGCGGGAACAACTTCAAACGAACCAGGACAGAGAATCGCAAGAGGCAGAAGAATAA